Proteins encoded together in one Papaver somniferum cultivar HN1 unplaced genomic scaffold, ASM357369v1 unplaced-scaffold_21, whole genome shotgun sequence window:
- the LOC113340107 gene encoding mulatexin-like yields MMASKSSQIGLFLLSVLAFAVYFETTSVEALTCNAGETYVETPIIAVGPGGSCSRSLSDCDNRCAGQGRPVRYKQCQIIGFLRDWTRCQACCGAPPPRPSPPPPPPSPPPPSPPPPATPPPPPPRPSGDLCDATENSFSRAGTSCTGCTSADCNSKCTAIGETVIFDGCNPFNFLCTCCCTKSSLSSSTRALDSSSSASA; encoded by the exons ATGATGGCTTCTAAGAGTTCCCAAATTGGGTTGTTTCTCCTTTCAGTACTTGCTTTCGCTGTCTACTTCG AGACGACATCCGTAGAAGCCCTTACATGTAACGCAGGAGAAACTTATGTAGAAACACCTATAATTGCTGTTGGTCCGGGGGGATCTTGCAGTAGGTCTCTAAGTGACTGCGATAATAGATGTGCAGGTCAGGGAAGACCTGTGCGTTACAAGCAGTGCCAAATCATAGGATTTTTGCGAGACTGGACTAGATGCCAGGCTTGCTGTGGAGCACCACCTCCAcgtccatctccaccaccacctcctccatctccaccaccaccatcacccccaccaccagctacaccaccaccacctccgccaaGACCCTCAGGAGATCTATGTGATGCAACTGAGAATTCTTTTTCGAGGGCTGGAACAAGTTGCACAGGCTGTACATCTGCTGATTGTAATAGTAAATGTACGGCAATTGGAGAAACAGTGATTTTTGACGGGTGTAATCCTTTTAATTTcctctgcacctgttgctgcacTAAAAGCTCCctttcatcatcaacaagggccCTTGATTCATCATCATCCGCATCAGCATAA